In Thermoanaerobaculales bacterium, one DNA window encodes the following:
- the dgt gene encoding dNTP triphosphohydrolase, with amino-acid sequence MSGGLFRGRQELEADEARRLALFAIRSSEATRRGGEDEGSPADYRLAFQRDRDRVLHSRAFRRLKHKTQVFVPHVADHPRTRLTHTLEVGQLGRTIARSLGLNEDLVEAVALAHDVGHTAFGHTGEKVLDEILRGGSPDLALPAAVTGEVGGFKHNYQSLRVVDLLERRYQRPGLGLADQVREGILKHTTWKVGFPFPVEDAASLALDRPCHLEGQAVAAGDEIAQQTHDLEDGLRAGAVGLDAVEELEVARRVIAEVGGPLRDERRRWLRQHLLVRGMIRLFVTDVIEASAHRIERFCSRHGISGHDGWVARSREVSQTTVWLSGDADELFGELKAFIYRFIINHATVNRQDWRARKVITALYRAFWTNPLTLPTYVLLRARDELGFPYLRDLPMASVAGEVASRYHASPGFARLVADHIAGMSDRFALEEYRALEQPAADQTFWGDDR; translated from the coding sequence GTGAGCGGCGGCCTGTTCCGCGGCCGGCAGGAGCTCGAGGCCGACGAGGCGCGGCGGCTGGCCCTGTTCGCGATCCGCTCGTCGGAGGCGACGCGGCGCGGCGGCGAGGACGAGGGCTCCCCCGCGGACTACCGGCTGGCGTTCCAGCGCGACCGCGACCGGGTCCTCCACTCGCGCGCCTTCCGCCGCCTCAAGCACAAGACCCAGGTCTTCGTGCCCCACGTCGCCGACCATCCGCGCACCCGCCTCACCCACACCCTCGAGGTCGGCCAGCTCGGCCGCACCATCGCCCGCTCACTCGGCCTCAACGAGGACCTGGTGGAGGCGGTCGCGCTCGCCCACGACGTCGGCCACACCGCGTTCGGCCACACCGGCGAGAAGGTGCTCGACGAGATCCTTCGTGGCGGAAGCCCCGATCTGGCGCTGCCGGCCGCCGTGACCGGGGAGGTCGGCGGCTTCAAGCACAACTACCAGTCGCTGCGGGTGGTCGACCTGCTCGAGCGGCGCTACCAGCGGCCGGGGCTCGGCCTCGCCGACCAGGTGCGCGAGGGGATCCTGAAGCACACCACGTGGAAGGTCGGCTTCCCGTTCCCGGTCGAGGACGCCGCAAGCCTCGCGCTGGACCGGCCGTGCCACCTCGAGGGCCAGGCGGTGGCGGCCGGCGACGAGATCGCGCAGCAGACCCACGACCTCGAGGACGGGCTGCGTGCCGGCGCGGTGGGCCTCGACGCGGTCGAGGAGCTCGAGGTGGCGCGCCGGGTGATCGCTGAGGTCGGCGGGCCGCTGCGCGATGAGCGGCGGCGCTGGCTGCGCCAACACCTGCTCGTGCGGGGCATGATCCGACTGTTCGTCACCGACGTGATCGAAGCCTCGGCGCACCGCATCGAGCGCTTCTGCTCGCGCCACGGCATCTCCGGCCACGATGGGTGGGTCGCGCGCTCGCGGGAGGTGTCGCAGACCACGGTCTGGCTGTCCGGAGACGCCGATGAGCTGTTCGGCGAGCTCAAGGCCTTCATCTACCGCTTCATCATCAACCATGCGACGGTCAACCGGCAGGACTGGCGGGCGCGCAAGGTGATCACGGCGCTCTATCGCGCCTTCTGGACCAACCCGCTGACCTTGCCCACCTACGTGCTGCTGCGCGCCCGCGACGAGCTCGGCTTCCCCTACCTGCGGGACCTGCCGATGGCGTCGGTTGCGGGCGAGGTGGCGAGCCGATACCATGCCTCTCCCGGGTTCGCGCGGCTGGTCGCGGACCACATCGCCGGCATGAGCGACCGCTTCGCGCTCGAGGAGTACCGGGCCCTGGAGCAGCCGGCGGCGGATCAGACCTTCTGGGGAGACGACCGATGA
- a CDS encoding Mur ligase family protein, with amino-acid sequence MHRLLPLSLERRRPGRIRPQLDRIREVLAAIGDPQRGLPSILVVGTNGKGSTAAMLESVLAAHGLRVGLYTSPHLVRVEERIRIGGAPVAASVLDRHLATLDRFPDLTFFETLTAAAFLAFAEGGLDCAVLEAGMGGRWDATRVAASAIAGLTNVGSDHAGWLGERVEERAADKGAALMSARWRVLGDGVAPELVPHLGAGPFLAAADLIDLEPLPRGLLRASWGGAAAEVAVPFAGAHQTANLRLALALARCAAEAGWIGRLRPAAVRDGLARADWPGRLSVHRVLGRWLLLDCAHNLEGAEALAAHLARRPVLYHLLFSCLDDKPVEAMARVLRPHVGNVVVFELEDDRAMPIERLRAAFPEAEAAPSLDAALERLPDPVVAAGSIRVAGELLARVDQEAAA; translated from the coding sequence ATGCATCGGCTTCTTCCGCTGAGCCTCGAGCGGCGGCGACCGGGGCGGATCCGGCCGCAGCTCGACCGCATCCGCGAGGTGCTGGCCGCCATCGGCGACCCGCAGCGCGGCCTGCCGTCGATCCTGGTCGTCGGCACCAACGGCAAGGGCTCCACGGCGGCGATGCTCGAGTCGGTGCTGGCGGCGCACGGCCTCAGGGTCGGCCTCTACACCTCGCCTCACCTGGTGCGGGTCGAGGAGCGGATCCGGATCGGCGGCGCGCCGGTCGCGGCCTCGGTGCTCGACCGCCACCTCGCCACCCTCGACCGCTTCCCGGACCTCACCTTCTTCGAAACCCTCACCGCCGCCGCCTTCCTGGCGTTCGCCGAGGGCGGGCTGGACTGCGCGGTCCTGGAGGCGGGGATGGGCGGCCGTTGGGACGCCACCCGGGTGGCGGCGAGCGCGATCGCCGGGCTCACCAACGTCGGCTCGGACCACGCCGGCTGGCTCGGCGAGCGGGTCGAGGAGCGCGCCGCCGACAAGGGGGCGGCGCTGATGTCGGCGCGATGGCGGGTGCTCGGCGACGGCGTCGCGCCGGAGCTGGTGCCGCACCTCGGCGCCGGTCCTTTCCTGGCGGCGGCCGACCTGATCGATCTTGAGCCGCTGCCGCGGGGCTTGCTGCGCGCCTCGTGGGGCGGCGCTGCGGCCGAGGTGGCGGTGCCGTTCGCCGGCGCCCACCAGACCGCCAACCTCAGGCTGGCGCTGGCGCTCGCGCGCTGCGCGGCCGAGGCGGGCTGGATCGGCCGGCTGCGGCCGGCCGCGGTCCGCGACGGGCTGGCGCGCGCGGACTGGCCGGGCCGGCTGTCGGTCCACCGCGTGCTGGGGCGCTGGCTGCTGCTGGACTGCGCCCACAACCTCGAGGGCGCGGAGGCGCTCGCGGCCCACCTGGCGCGGCGGCCCGTCCTCTACCACCTGCTGTTCTCCTGCCTCGACGACAAGCCGGTCGAGGCGATGGCGCGGGTGCTGCGGCCGCACGTCGGCAACGTGGTGGTGTTCGAGCTCGAGGACGATCGCGCGATGCCGATCGAGAGGCTGCGCGCGGCCTTCCCGGAGGCCGAGGCCGCGCCGTCGCTCGACGCCGCCCTCGAGCGGCTGCCAGACCCGGTGGTTGCCGCCGGCAGCATCCGGGTGGCGGGCGAGCTGCTGGCGCGCGTCGACCAGGAGGCGGCGGCGTGA
- the accD gene encoding acetyl-CoA carboxylase, carboxyltransferase subunit beta gives MAHETVPQGLWIKCDSCREILYHREVSDNLHVCPRCGHHFRVSAAVRLRQLFDNERYKVLFPHCRSTDPLGFVDSKPYIDRLRTYSKRLGAGDALLVGEGEIARHRTVVAAMEYEFMGGSMGSVVGEKLTRAAERCLERKLPLVSVACSGGARMQEGILSLMQMAKISAALARMREKGLPYISVLTDPTTGGVTASFAMLGDVNIAEPNALIGFAGPRVIEQTIRQTLPEGFQRSEFLLEHGMLDMVVPRHELKETVARCIGFFR, from the coding sequence ATGGCGCACGAGACCGTTCCTCAGGGCCTCTGGATCAAGTGCGACTCCTGTCGCGAGATCCTCTACCACCGGGAGGTGTCCGACAACCTCCACGTCTGCCCCCGGTGTGGCCACCACTTTCGGGTCTCGGCCGCGGTCAGGCTGCGCCAGCTGTTCGACAACGAGCGCTACAAGGTGCTGTTTCCGCACTGCCGCTCCACCGATCCCCTGGGCTTCGTCGACTCCAAGCCGTACATCGACCGGCTGAGGACCTACAGCAAGCGGCTCGGCGCCGGCGACGCGCTGCTGGTGGGCGAGGGCGAGATCGCCCGCCATCGCACGGTGGTGGCCGCGATGGAGTACGAGTTCATGGGCGGCTCGATGGGCTCCGTGGTCGGTGAGAAGCTCACCCGCGCCGCCGAGCGCTGCCTCGAGCGAAAGCTGCCGCTGGTGTCGGTCGCCTGCTCGGGAGGCGCGCGGATGCAGGAGGGCATCCTGTCGCTGATGCAGATGGCGAAGATCTCGGCCGCGCTCGCCCGGATGCGGGAGAAGGGGCTGCCCTACATCTCGGTGCTCACGGACCCGACCACCGGTGGCGTCACCGCGAGCTTCGCCATGCTCGGCGACGTCAACATCGCCGAGCCGAACGCGCTGATCGGCTTCGCCGGGCCGCGCGTGATCGAGCAGACCATCCGGCAGACCCTGCCCGAGGGCTTCCAGCGCTCCGAGTTCCTGCTCGAGCACGGCATGCTCGACATGGTGGTGCCGCGCCACGAGCTCAAGGAGACCGTCGCGCGATGCATCGGCTTCTTCCGCTGA
- a CDS encoding TonB family protein translates to MRANILLIDFDRRSVDRVRRALADSEHTLEIAGDLKRAVEICAHFEPRLVIITAELPGVSVGDAITQLRARAGLRATPFLILMAEYKGTASEADAALLGAQDILARPYAADALVGKIERLVRLEGSGVTPAALETLRRGGAAGPSLTSSELFGDILSDVEGDEPAAAAPTAGAPTSPPPSPDGTGKPPARDVDEALADALRTTSAKEPAARKPKSADRDVDAMLSETLAGLDIQLTGSKPARRARAEAPPAAAPSAPPAPPAGREPPAPELEPMPDLEPFAEPEPAPPAPPPVEPVSPPAGTRFGQYILEERVAKGGMAEVFRARMMGVEGFQKTVAIKRILADMAGNDEFVTMFIDEAKLAAQLKHPNIVDIYDLGKIDRSFYIAMEYVEGHDLRDVLARSHEAGVTVPVPLALHCAAQLAAALDHAHTTRDFNDRELGLVHRDVSPPNVLISNDGEVKLCDFGIAKALSKATHTRDGLLKGKLRYMSPEQASGHEIDHRSDIFSLGLVLYEMLTGRKVFDGATESEILGQVRDPEVASPSSLARDVSPDVDRIVLRALERDPAARYQSAAALGRALEAAIRNHGWAPDAAALAAFAADPAAPVAVATVAPPPAAPPPPRAPAERPPAPAPAPVPVTPYEPPPEGPLFETEAAKQKPWWLYAVAAAVFVGVIAAVLLTRGGGEGETPEPTPAPVVMVPPTETPVPPLEEAAPAPAVASPAATPRTPTATPTVTETPTELPTETPPPAAATPTRVPPTATPAPPTPTPTAAVREGDLVTPGPGVTRPVLLTQVTPEYPKMAQRTGVEGEVEVEVLVGADGAVEDVRVVTVSRPGVGFERATTDAVRQWRYKPATKNNVNVRMWVTVRVPFSLR, encoded by the coding sequence ATGCGAGCAAACATCCTGCTGATCGATTTCGATCGCCGCTCAGTTGACCGCGTCCGGCGGGCACTCGCCGATTCCGAGCACACGCTCGAGATTGCCGGAGACCTGAAGAGGGCAGTCGAGATCTGCGCCCACTTCGAGCCGCGGCTGGTGATCATCACCGCCGAGCTCCCGGGGGTCAGCGTCGGCGACGCGATCACCCAGCTGCGGGCGCGGGCGGGCCTGCGCGCCACGCCCTTCCTGATCCTGATGGCCGAGTACAAGGGCACGGCCAGCGAAGCCGACGCCGCCCTGCTGGGCGCCCAGGACATCCTGGCCCGCCCCTACGCAGCCGATGCCCTGGTCGGGAAGATCGAGCGGCTGGTCCGCCTCGAAGGGAGCGGCGTCACGCCCGCGGCGCTCGAGACCCTGCGCAGAGGCGGGGCGGCCGGCCCGTCGCTGACCTCGAGCGAGCTGTTCGGCGACATCCTGTCCGACGTCGAGGGCGACGAGCCGGCGGCGGCTGCGCCGACCGCGGGCGCCCCGACGTCCCCGCCACCATCGCCCGACGGGACCGGCAAGCCGCCGGCGCGCGATGTCGACGAGGCGCTCGCCGATGCCCTGCGGACGACCTCCGCCAAGGAGCCGGCTGCGCGCAAGCCGAAGTCGGCGGACCGCGACGTCGACGCGATGCTGTCCGAGACCCTGGCCGGCCTCGATATTCAGCTCACCGGCAGCAAGCCGGCGCGGCGGGCCCGGGCCGAGGCGCCCCCGGCCGCCGCGCCGTCCGCCCCGCCGGCGCCGCCGGCGGGCCGCGAGCCGCCGGCCCCCGAGCTCGAGCCGATGCCCGACCTCGAGCCGTTCGCCGAGCCGGAGCCTGCCCCCCCTGCGCCGCCGCCGGTCGAGCCGGTCTCGCCGCCGGCAGGCACGCGCTTCGGCCAGTACATCCTCGAGGAGCGAGTCGCCAAGGGCGGCATGGCCGAGGTGTTCCGCGCCCGCATGATGGGGGTCGAGGGCTTCCAGAAGACCGTCGCCATCAAGCGAATCCTGGCCGACATGGCGGGCAATGACGAGTTCGTCACCATGTTCATCGACGAGGCCAAGCTGGCGGCGCAGCTCAAGCACCCGAACATCGTCGACATCTACGACCTGGGCAAGATCGACCGGTCGTTCTACATCGCCATGGAGTACGTCGAGGGCCACGACCTGCGGGACGTGCTCGCCCGCTCCCACGAGGCCGGCGTGACGGTGCCGGTGCCGCTCGCGCTCCACTGCGCGGCGCAGCTCGCGGCCGCCCTCGACCACGCCCACACCACCAGGGACTTCAACGACCGCGAGCTCGGCCTGGTGCACCGCGACGTGTCGCCGCCCAACGTGCTGATCTCCAACGACGGCGAGGTCAAGCTGTGCGACTTCGGGATCGCCAAGGCCCTGTCGAAGGCGACGCACACCCGTGACGGCCTGCTCAAGGGCAAGCTCCGCTACATGTCGCCCGAGCAGGCCTCCGGGCACGAGATCGACCACCGTTCCGACATCTTCTCGCTGGGGCTGGTGCTGTACGAGATGCTGACCGGGAGAAAGGTCTTCGACGGCGCCACCGAGTCGGAGATCCTGGGGCAGGTGCGCGACCCCGAGGTCGCTTCCCCGTCCTCCCTCGCCCGCGATGTGTCGCCCGACGTGGACCGGATCGTGCTGCGCGCACTCGAGCGGGACCCGGCCGCGCGCTACCAGTCCGCGGCAGCCCTGGGGCGCGCCCTGGAAGCTGCGATCCGCAATCACGGCTGGGCGCCCGATGCGGCGGCCCTGGCCGCGTTCGCAGCCGATCCGGCGGCGCCGGTCGCGGTGGCGACCGTCGCCCCGCCGCCGGCGGCCCCGCCCCCGCCGCGGGCTCCCGCCGAGCGGCCACCCGCGCCCGCGCCCGCGCCGGTGCCGGTGACACCCTACGAGCCGCCCCCGGAAGGCCCGCTCTTCGAGACCGAGGCCGCGAAGCAGAAGCCGTGGTGGCTGTACGCCGTGGCCGCAGCGGTGTTCGTCGGGGTGATCGCGGCGGTCCTCCTGACCCGCGGCGGAGGTGAGGGCGAGACGCCCGAGCCGACACCGGCGCCGGTGGTCATGGTCCCGCCGACCGAGACCCCGGTGCCGCCGCTGGAGGAGGCCGCGCCGGCGCCGGCCGTGGCGTCGCCGGCCGCGACGCCGCGCACGCCGACTGCGACGCCCACCGTGACCGAGACCCCGACCGAGCTCCCGACCGAGACCCCGCCGCCGGCCGCGGCCACCCCGACGCGGGTGCCGCCGACGGCGACACCGGCGCCGCCGACGCCGACGCCGACCGCTGCAGTCCGCGAGGGTGACCTGGTGACCCCGGGGCCCGGCGTGACGCGGCCGGTGCTCCTCACCCAGGTGACCCCGGAGTACCCCAAGATGGCCCAGCGGACCGGGGTGGAGGGCGAGGTCGAGGTGGAGGTCTTGGTCGGCGCCGACGGCGCGGTCGAGGACGTCAGGGTGGTCACCGTGTCGCGACCCGGGGTGGGCTTCGAGCGGGCGACCACCGATGCGGTTCGGCAGTGGCGCTACAAGCCGGCAACCAAGAACAACGTGAACGTGCGGATGTGGGTGACGGTCCGCGTTCCGTTCAGCTTACGGTGA
- a CDS encoding YebC/PmpR family DNA-binding transcriptional regulator — MSGHSKWSTIKHKKGKADAKRGKIFTKIIREIAVSAREGGGDPESNPRLRAAVAAAKAANMPADNIKRAIQRGTGELPGMTYEEFTFEGYGPGGVAVMLEIMTDNRNRTTPEIRHLFAKHGGNLGENGCVSWLFTRKGSILVPRADAPDEDGMMEVALEAGADDLDTTDGDYYSIATAPEDLHRVKEALEERGIGVESAEFTMEPSSTARLEGKPAMQMLRLMEAFDDHDDVQHVWANFDIDDDLFANV, encoded by the coding sequence ATGTCCGGACACAGCAAGTGGAGCACCATCAAGCACAAGAAGGGCAAGGCCGACGCCAAGCGCGGCAAGATCTTCACAAAGATCATCCGCGAGATCGCGGTTTCGGCACGGGAGGGCGGCGGCGATCCCGAGTCCAACCCGCGGCTGCGGGCCGCCGTCGCCGCCGCCAAGGCGGCCAACATGCCGGCCGACAACATCAAGCGGGCGATCCAGCGCGGCACCGGAGAGCTGCCCGGCATGACCTACGAGGAGTTCACCTTCGAGGGCTACGGCCCCGGCGGGGTGGCGGTGATGCTCGAGATCATGACCGACAACCGCAACCGGACCACTCCGGAGATCCGCCACCTCTTCGCCAAGCACGGCGGCAACCTCGGTGAGAACGGCTGCGTGTCGTGGCTGTTCACCCGCAAGGGTTCGATCCTGGTCCCGCGCGCCGACGCGCCCGACGAGGACGGCATGATGGAGGTCGCGCTCGAGGCCGGCGCCGACGACCTCGACACCACGGATGGCGACTACTACAGCATCGCCACCGCGCCGGAGGACCTCCACCGCGTCAAGGAGGCGCTCGAGGAGCGCGGCATCGGGGTCGAGTCGGCCGAGTTCACGATGGAGCCGTCCTCGACCGCCCGCCTCGAGGGCAAGCCGGCGATGCAGATGCTGCGCCTGATGGAGGCCTTCGACGACCACGACGACGTGCAGCACGTCTGGGCCAACTTCGACATCGACGACGACCTGTTCGCCAACGTCTGA
- the ruvC gene encoding crossover junction endodeoxyribonuclease RuvC, with protein MTRPMRVLGVDPGSSATGWALIAAEGNRYRLEATGVVRPKGDDRAGRLADLQQRLLEIVERLRPDCAAVESSFSGRNPRSGLQLAESRGVVLAALGQAAVATSSYSPAEIKSAIVGHGRAEKQQIVYMVTRLLNLAAEPAQDAADAIAVGLTHLHSRGPVSIVDGRRRSC; from the coding sequence ATGACCAGGCCCATGCGCGTGCTCGGCGTCGATCCCGGATCGTCGGCCACCGGCTGGGCCCTGATCGCGGCCGAAGGCAACCGCTACCGGCTGGAGGCGACCGGCGTGGTGCGCCCAAAGGGCGACGACCGCGCCGGACGGCTCGCCGACCTCCAGCAGAGGCTCCTGGAGATCGTCGAGCGGCTGCGTCCGGACTGCGCCGCTGTCGAGTCGTCGTTCTCGGGGCGCAACCCGCGCTCCGGCCTCCAGCTCGCCGAGAGCCGGGGAGTGGTCCTGGCGGCGCTCGGCCAGGCAGCGGTGGCGACCAGCTCCTACTCGCCGGCCGAGATCAAGTCGGCGATCGTCGGCCACGGCCGGGCCGAGAAGCAGCAGATCGTGTACATGGTGACGCGGCTGCTCAACCTCGCGGCCGAGCCGGCGCAGGACGCGGCCGACGCGATCGCCGTCGGGCTCACCCACCTCCACTCCCGGGGCCCGGTTTCGATCGTTGACGGCCGCCGGCGCTCGTGCTAG
- a CDS encoding MotA/TolQ/ExbB proton channel family protein: MFGQVYTYFIQGGPFMWPILLFSLIALAVIIERFIVFHKAKINVNEFLTKVRKALLVNRNVKEAIKVCEQYRGPVASVVKAGLLRYGHDREDIEKTIENAALYELDRLERRLGILATTANVEPMLGFLGTVSGMIKSFGTLATQGLSNPGAVAAGISEALITTAAGLIIAIPAQLAFNWFTTKVTRFVRDIETASNMLMETFIEMEGKSGGTGATA, from the coding sequence GTGTTTGGACAAGTGTACACCTACTTCATTCAGGGCGGGCCGTTCATGTGGCCGATTCTGCTGTTCTCGCTCATCGCCCTGGCCGTCATCATCGAGCGCTTCATCGTCTTCCACAAGGCGAAGATCAACGTCAACGAGTTCCTGACCAAGGTCCGCAAGGCGCTGCTCGTCAACCGCAACGTCAAGGAAGCGATCAAGGTCTGCGAGCAGTACCGCGGGCCGGTGGCCTCGGTCGTCAAGGCCGGCCTGCTGCGCTACGGCCACGACCGCGAGGACATCGAGAAGACGATCGAGAACGCCGCGCTGTATGAGCTCGACCGGCTCGAGCGGCGGCTCGGCATCCTGGCCACCACCGCCAACGTGGAGCCGATGCTCGGCTTCCTCGGCACGGTGAGCGGCATGATCAAGTCCTTCGGCACCCTGGCCACCCAGGGCCTGTCGAACCCCGGCGCGGTGGCTGCCGGCATCTCCGAGGCCCTGATCACGACCGCCGCCGGTCTGATCATCGCCATCCCGGCCCAGCTCGCCTTCAACTGGTTCACGACCAAGGTCACCCGGTTCGTCCGTGACATCGAGACCGCCAGCAACATGCTGATGGAGACCTTCATCGAGATGGAAGGCAAGAGCGGCGGGACTGGCGCGACCGCCTGA
- a CDS encoding biopolymer transporter ExbD, producing MIIARGRTLKTEARVFTGSMADIIFLLIIFFVITYKVEVDKTKMELPDTAVRVAIPESDKPAWISVASRSEGYLIRVSTGEEMSLPIGTDEELVTFASTEVARDPEKDFIIKADQEVPYERFDAVLDALKQSKVKNIYLLSDQKTVE from the coding sequence ATGATTATCGCTCGCGGAAGAACGCTCAAGACGGAGGCCAGGGTCTTCACCGGGTCGATGGCGGACATCATCTTCCTGCTGATCATCTTCTTCGTCATCACCTACAAGGTCGAGGTCGACAAGACCAAAATGGAGCTCCCCGACACCGCGGTCCGCGTGGCCATCCCGGAGTCGGACAAGCCGGCGTGGATCTCGGTCGCATCGCGCAGCGAGGGCTACCTGATCCGCGTCTCCACCGGCGAGGAGATGTCGCTGCCGATCGGGACCGACGAGGAGCTGGTGACCTTCGCCTCCACCGAGGTCGCGCGCGACCCGGAGAAGGATTTCATTATCAAGGCCGACCAGGAGGTGCCCTACGAGCGCTTCGACGCAGTGCTCGACGCCCTCAAGCAGTCGAAGGTGAAGAACATCTACCTGCTGTCGGACCAGAAGACCGTGGAATAG
- a CDS encoding biopolymer transporter ExbD: MKFTKKKLDSEIFTGSMADITFLLIIFFMLTMAFSSNRGMDFALPEDTTSAPEISQEESVDVLVLPGPVAGPPVIQVDGRSMPINQLLPYVADKLKQNPRKPVILRTDPGAVYGNMIAVFDELRQAETKVGIKIETISIPTQREIENIWTMLGIGP; the protein is encoded by the coding sequence ATGAAATTCACCAAGAAGAAGCTTGATTCCGAGATCTTCACCGGCTCGATGGCCGACATCACCTTCCTGTTGATCATCTTCTTCATGCTCACCATGGCCTTCTCGTCCAACCGGGGCATGGACTTCGCGCTGCCCGAGGACACCACGAGCGCGCCCGAGATCTCGCAGGAGGAGTCGGTCGACGTCCTCGTCCTGCCCGGGCCGGTGGCCGGCCCGCCGGTGATCCAGGTCGACGGAAGGTCGATGCCGATCAACCAGCTGCTCCCGTACGTTGCCGACAAGCTCAAGCAGAACCCGCGCAAGCCGGTCATCCTGCGCACCGACCCGGGCGCGGTGTACGGCAACATGATCGCGGTCTTCGACGAGCTGCGGCAGGCCGAGACAAAGGTCGGCATCAAGATCGAGACCATCTCGATCCCGACCCAGCGCGAGATCGAGAATATCTGGACGATGCTCGGCATTGGACCGTAG
- a CDS encoding energy transducer TonB, whose amino-acid sequence MTDEKLPQKQASAEPELPPTVIEIIAHEEQRDRKFMRIAVVLAAIFHLAIFMITWPSFAAAVKEVKQVKAKVYVVKQVKFKQPPPRQEQQQQIFKARAKRVPIPDPTPDEPEPIRDEAPAEDIDFIADDNLILGVPDAAPPPPSEPTGPIRFVVGGKITEPIKLSGAVPLYPEAARRARIQGVVVLECIIGKDGAVKDVKVLRGLPLGLTESAVDAVKGWQFQPSTLNEKPVEVLYILTVRFNLQ is encoded by the coding sequence ATGACTGACGAAAAGCTCCCACAGAAGCAAGCTTCCGCTGAGCCTGAACTGCCACCGACGGTGATCGAGATCATCGCCCACGAGGAGCAGAGAGACCGCAAGTTCATGCGCATCGCGGTCGTGCTGGCGGCGATCTTCCACCTCGCGATCTTCATGATCACCTGGCCCTCCTTCGCGGCCGCCGTCAAGGAGGTCAAGCAGGTCAAGGCCAAGGTCTACGTGGTCAAGCAGGTCAAGTTCAAGCAGCCGCCGCCGCGCCAGGAGCAGCAGCAGCAGATCTTCAAGGCGAGGGCCAAGAGGGTCCCGATCCCCGACCCGACACCCGACGAGCCGGAGCCGATCCGCGACGAGGCGCCGGCCGAGGACATCGACTTCATCGCCGACGACAACCTCATCCTCGGCGTCCCCGACGCCGCGCCGCCGCCGCCGTCCGAGCCAACCGGCCCGATCCGCTTCGTGGTCGGCGGCAAGATCACCGAGCCCATCAAGCTCAGTGGGGCGGTGCCGCTGTACCCCGAGGCCGCGCGCAGGGCGCGCATCCAGGGCGTGGTGGTGCTCGAGTGCATCATCGGCAAGGACGGGGCGGTGAAGGACGTCAAGGTGCTGCGGGGCCTGCCGCTCGGGCTCACCGAGTCGGCGGTCGACGCGGTCAAGGGCTGGCAGTTCCAGCCGTCCACGCTCAACGAGAAACCGGTCGAGGTGCTGTACATCCTGACGGTCCGGTTCAACCTGCAGTGA